The genomic interval ACACGGTCGCCAGAGCGATCGCTTCGGAGTCGCCACCGAAGTACGAGCGGGTCTCGGGGCCCTCGGCGTTCGATCCGTTCGAACCCCACGTGCGGGCACTGCTGACGGAGTTTCCGTCGATGCCGGCCTCGGTGATCGCCGAGCGGGTCGGCTGGTCGGGATCGCCGTCGTGGTTCCGCAAGAAGATTGCCGATCTTCGCCCGGAATATGCGCCGAAAGATCCCGCCGACCGCCTCGAGTATCGGCCCGGTGATCAAGCTCAGTGTGATTTGTGGTTCCCGCCGACTCGGATTCCGTTGGGCGCCGGGCAGTTCGGGGCACCACCTGTTTTGGTGATGGTGGCTTCGTTCTCGCGGTTCATTACCGCGATGATGATCCCGACCCGCACCACCGCCGATCTCCTGGCCGGAATGTGGGCACTGCTGTCAGGGCAGTTGGGGATGGTTCCCCGAAGACTGTTGTGGGACAACGAATCCGGCATCGGCAAGGGCGGACACTTAGCGACCGGGGTGAGCGCGTTCACCGGGATGTTGGGCACCCGGATTGTTCAGTGCAAACCGTTCGACCCGGAATCGAAGGGCATCGTCGAACGCGTCAACGGCTATCTGGAAACCTCGTTCCTGCCCGGACGAGCCTTCGCCTCACCGGCTGATTTCAATTCTCAAGCGGCTCAATGGATTCCGATCGCGAACACGCGCCGGGTTCGGCGCATCGCTGCGGCACCGGCGGAGCTGATCGGCACCGACCGCGCCCGCATGACCGCGTTGCCGCCGATCGCGCCGACGGTCGGGTTCGCCGGGCAGGCCCGGCTCCCGCGCGACTACTACCTGCGTGTTCTGGGCAACGACTACTCGATCGACCCGACCGTGATCGGCCGGATGATCGATATCCGCGCCGATCTGAACACCGTCACCGCCCGCTGCGACGGATTGCTGGTCGGCTCCCACCGGCAGGCTTCGTCGAAACAGCGAACCATCACCGACCCCGCTCATGTCGATATCGCTGCCAGACTGAGAGAAGCGTTCGGGCACAAGCCATCTCACCACGAAAATTGCGACGGACTGGTCCGCGATCTCGCCGACTACGACGCCGTGTTCGGTGTCGATTTCGACGACACCGGGGTCGCGTGATGGCCGCGCCGAGCGACACCGCCAAGCAGATCGAGTACTACGCCAACGCCTTGAAAGCGCCGCGGATCCGTGACAGCGCCGCACGGCTGGCCGACCAAGCCCGTGACGCCGGCTGGACCCACGAGGAATACCTCGCCGCGGTCCTGTCGCGGGAAGTATCGTCGCGCGAGTCCTCCGGCGCCGAAATCCGTATCCGCGCAGCGGGATTCACTGCCCGCAAAGCGATCGAGGAGTTCAACTTCGATCACCAGCCCGCTCTCAAACGCGACACTATCGCCCACCTGGGCACCGCCCAATTCATCGCCAAAGCCCAGAACGTGGTGCTGCTCGGACCGCCTGGCACCGGCAAAACCCACCTCGCGATCGGGCTCGGCATCGCCGCCGCCCACCACGGCCACCGCGTGTTGTTCGCCACCGCCGTCGAGTGGGTCACCCGCCTGCAAACCGCCCACCAACAGGGACGTTTGGCCGCCGAGCTGGTCAAGCTGCGCCGCTACGGGCTTTTGATCGTCGACGAGGTCGGCTACATCCCATTCGAACAAGACGCAGCGAACCTGTTCTTCCAATTGGTCTCCAGCCGTTACGAACACGCGTCATTGATCTTGACCTCGAACCTGCCGTTCTCCCGATGGGGAGACGTGTTCAGCGACCACGTCGTCGCCGCAGCCATGATCGACCGCATCGTCCACCACGCCGACGTGTTGACCTTGAAAGGCAACAGCTACCGACTCCGCAACACCGAAATCGACACACTCCCATCCACACGAACCGACAACACGGCAGACTAGACAACCATCAAGTGGCCGATTTTCGAAGAGCGCCACCGGCCGGATTACGAAGAGCGTCGACAATCCCAGAACAGGCAGGGCCGCAGTGCTGAGGTCTGGAGTCGTTCAGTGCATCACACTCTCCCGTCGCTCGACGCCGCGCTGACCTGGCGAATACGCCTGAGCCCGCTCTGGCAGCTGATTCCGTTCACCTACCAGCGGCCACACCCGCTGTCGCGCAGGGCTTCCGTCACCGGCTCGCTTACAAACGCCCGGTATGCCGCTGGGCGCGCGGTTCGGCTGGCCGCCAGGTGATTTCGCGAACGTGCACATGTCGATGAGCGTGCTTCGCGAATGATGTTGTGTGCCAGCGCTCGGGGGAACATGGCACTGTCAGTCGACCAGTCCCCGGTCGAGGGTCGCCACCAGTTCATCCAACACCTCAAGGAATTCCGTCCGATGGATTTCGGTGGTGAAGACGGTCCCGTCGTGCTCGGGATGCAATCGCAGATGTTCGTGGCGCCAAAATTTCAGCGTGATCGTCAAAAAATCCCCTGTGTGGAACAGGCAGGTCAAGACGTTGTCAGTCGTGGCGCCCCAGTCGAGGAAACCCGGGAAAGGTTCCGACAGTCGGCCGTTGGGATCCTCGCGCGGGCGTACCGATGTCGCGGTACGCCGAACAGAGTTGCGGAATTGGGGGTGTACACCAGGTTGTCGTCGCAGGTAATCCATTGGTTCGCTGCCCAGAGGTCGACGCGGCGATATGGAGCTTCGGCGGGGTGTGAAAGCGCCCGGGAACGCGCCGAGGGAAGTGTCCGGGCTGCCCACTTCCGCGGCGAACTTGCGTCTGTCACCGATCAATGTCACGTCCGCACCGTGACAGATCACACCGGCAGGCGCAACGCAAATAGGTCGACTGAGTACTACTCAGTTGACTGGCTCGCTGCCGAGTGAGGGCAAGCAGGTGATATCCGCTCATGCCGCTGAGCGCGCGTTGGTCAAACGCCCAGATAAGTCGACCGACAGCGCTTTTCGACGCGCGGAAATGCCGATTATGTGTCGTGTCCTCCAACCCTCGAAGCGCAACTGGAGGAACGAGGGCGCAGCAGTGCTGTAGCTCTATCAGCTGCACTTGCCCGGTACAACGGCATCCCCCCTAGACCACCCTAGCGAGGGGTCGCCGGTTGGACGTCGAGGCTAGCGTCGGCCCGTCGCTTGGAAAGAGTCGAATCGAGTCGTTGTCTGCGGCGACTCCCTAATTGCACATGGCACGGAGCTCGGGTGTGCGTAGGTACGCCTGTACGCCATGGAAGGCGAGATTGCCGATGGTTAGATCTGGAATGTCTTCCACCCCAGCGAATGTACGTCCGAGGCCGCCTCGTGGAACGGCCACGATGTCGCCGACGTCAGCCAGATTGACCCAGCGCTGCACACCCGGCGGGCGGGCACGGTCCGAGGGGTCCAGCCGATCGAGCACCACCCCGGGCATTGCCAGAGGACTGCCGACTGTGATCAGGAGATCAACGGACAGGTGCGGGTTTTGCCAGAGCGTCTCGTAGGCTACGACGCTGCCTAGCGAGTGCGCCACGACCGCTGTCGGTTTGATCTCGGTGATAGCCGCAGCGACGGTGGCTCGCGCCGCCGTTCTCCGTGGCGAATCCGCCTTGGCCAGATACGTGTGCACCTCGCGGCAAAACAGCACCGCGAGTCGGCGCGCGGTGTCTCCGTGTTTACGGGTCAGCCAGTCCGACGCTTGCCGGAGGCGCGCCGTGCGCGGACCTTGCGCTACCGCACCTACCGGCTGGAGTTGGTCCACCCACGCAATCAACATCTCCTGCTCTGCCGGCTCCAGCGTCATCGGGTCGTCGCTCCCTTGGCCGATGCCGCGCCGAAGGTGCTCGGAGTAGTAGGCCACATGTACCTGTCGCCCGAGCGCATGGCACCATTCCACACTCAGATCGTCGGCTGTCCTCCCCGGGCGATAGTTGTTTATGCCATGCACTCCCACGATATTGCTCATGCCGATCCGTCCTCGTTGTAGTGAAATGCGATCAGCTCGCGTTCGGCGCCTACCAGCAGGTAGCCGTCATCGGTGAGGTCCATGCAGTGCACGGCCCCGGGTACAGTGATCACATACGGAGACCCGATGTCGTCTACGAGCCAGATCCGAACTGAACCGTCCGCGGCCCCGGTGTACACAGTTGGCCGTCCGTGCAGCGTTCCGGCGCGAACGACAACAGCCACCCCCTTGTGCGCCCCGGGCAGTCGGATACATTCCGAGGGCGTGACAATGTTCTGCAGCAGGACAACACCTGCGCTTTCGACGCGGATCTCGAATACTCGGTCTCCGATGCACAACGTGCGCTGGCCTGCCGAAATCTGCGCCTTGTCGGCGAAGCCATCCCAATTGGACGCCCCTAGAACCTTCCCCGTCGACGGATCCCATGCGACGGTCTGGCCGTCGTCCCAGAACACCCTGCCGAAGGCTTTATCGCCGACACTCTGAGTGCCGAGCATGAACACGGGGGACTGTCCGCTGAACTGCGGTGGCCCGGCTTGGCCCGACTCGGGATCGACCAAGTATACGGACCCGCCACCGTCTCCGACCAACAAGTGGTGTTTGCGCATCGGCAACGCGCCCTGAGCGGTTTCGCCTATATCCTGGCATGCGGTCACCTGTTGAACTTCGAAACCAGGCGGTCGATAGCCGCGAGTCCACCATGTGCTCAATACGCCGTCTTCGTCACCGGAGGCCACAGTCGTGCCGTTACTGCTGATCGCGATGCAAGAGACTGGTGCGCTGTGCGCTGGTCTCGTCTCGACCGGGGTGGCCGAATCCACGCAATACAGCGACACTATGCCTTCGTCATCGCCGACGGCGAGCCATTCTCCATCGGCGCTCACCGCCAGTGCCGTTGGAGAAATCCATTCGTGGACGTCGGACTTCCATCTCAGTTCGTTGTTCTGCATGACCACTACGCGGCCGGTGTTGTCACGGCACGCGAGTGTCTGGCCTCCGGCTGATACGCGAAGCTCAACCGCAGCCGCAGACATTACCTGTATGACTTGGCTGGTCATTGTTGCCAGATCCCACCGATGGATGGTGGACCCTAGACTGGCGAACACAGCAGGATCGCTCCCCCACGCCACCGCCCAGCAATCTGCGGTCAGCCCGGTATCGAAACTCCACCACGGCCCATCGCCAGTTTTCAGCCAACCGCTGCCATCGCGGTGCATTACAATGATATTCGCTCCAGCCGGTTCCACAGCCAGGGTGCCGACATGCCCTGTCCAGTTCGATTCGATGTTGTCCGGGACGACTTCGACCAATCCGTCGCAGTCGCTAGCAACCGCGAAGCATCTGCCGCTGCCAGACATGGCTACAATGCCTGCGCCATCGATGGTTAAGGGGATCCGTGTCTGAATCTCCTCGGTGGCGAGCCATGTTGCGACGGTATGGTCCGCACCAGACCATGCCAAGGTGAGGCCATCATTGGTTACCGCGATCGATCGGATACCCGAAAAACTCTGTGATTGTAGGGTTTTCAGCGGATTCCAGTAGAAGCCTTCCCGCGACCATAGAGGTTGCCACGGGAGGGACCGGGACGTCCGCTTTGCCAGATCCTGTGCACCCACACGTGCGGCGGCTAGTGCCAACGAATAACGCGTCGGGGTTTGGTCCAGCGTGCGAACGAGCTCGATCAATGATTCCGGTGCCGCAGCGCATCCTGACAGCCGTTCCACGGTACCCGGCAGAAGCAGAAAGCCCGGGTCAGAAAGGATCTCGTGGCTCCGGCTGCCGGCCTCGGCCAACACATGCTGCAACACATACGGCTCGGCGGCTGCCCAGTCGCGGTCGTTTGTGGGGCCCAGTGGATCGAGCATCGAGTCGAGTAGATCGGCGGGCTGCCACAGGTGATCGACGAGAGCCTGGTGAAACAGCCGGTATACGGTGGTTCCGTCGACGTCGGATGACTGCCGAATATAGAACTTTGCCTCGGTCAGAGCCTGACGCACCTCCGCCAGCGAAATTTTCTTACCTTCACAAAAGCAAGCAGCGATTCGGGCGAGCACGGTGACCGGCATGCCCTGCTCGCGTGCGCGTGCAAGCGCGGTGAGAACCGGCCGTACAAATGGTTGATCTGCGCGCGCGGCAAGGTCGATCTCCAGCACGCTTGGAAGGGAGTGCGGCACCGCTCTGCCCAGTCGTAGGGCCGCGTCGGCCGAAAGTGTACGAGCATCAGGAAATGAGCTAACGAGGTGTCGGGTGTAAAGGCCAGCGACCAAAAACGGGCCCCCGCCGTGCAGGCAGGAAAGTATGCGCGCCACCTCTGCGGCGAACGCTCCGACGGCGCCGCCACCAGACTGCCTATAGCTAGCGACTGTCCGCAGCAGGGTGGTGACGTACTTGTAGAGGTCCTCCTCAAGAACGTCTACTGTCACCTCGTCCAGGTCGTAGAGCTGATCTTGTTTCTGGGCGAGGTCCAACAGCGGTCGCAACTGACTATAGGGGCGAAACCCAGCCAACAGGCGGGCCACGGGACCGCCGTCGGCCCGCTCAGACTTGGCGAGCGGCAACAGGAACTCATGGAGCACCGCCATCGGGTTCTGAGCTTCGTCCACAGCGTCCACAACGATCACTGGCGGCGGCTTTTTGCTGGAACGCAGTTGCCGCAACAAATCCTCCATCCCTCGGCCTTCGTCAAGACCGAGCTGGTTGGCGACCGACCGGACGATCGCTGCGACCCCACGCTGTCGTGCATGGACGGCCGCGAGGTTGTCCACCTGGTATGGCGTGCGTTCGACGTCGTCCCAGAGCATCTTGGTTGGTCGCCGCAGAACCGGGTGAGCTGCACAAACCATAATTCCCAGCAGGGCGGATTTACCAGCACCGGGACTGCCCGTGACTACGCAAATACCCCCGGCTCGGGGCTGATCCATCCACGCCGACAGGCCGACCAGTTGTTTCTTGCGCCCACTGAAACAACCCACCATCCGGTCGGTCAAGCGGCCGATACCGGCAGCCCGATCCAGAAAATGTCGAGCGTCGAGGCCCTCGTCCAGTTCGTCCAGGAACGGACGAAGCCCCGGGTTCAGCCCGGCTCTCATCCAGGTGTGCTTGTTGTCCGTGTATCCGACGTTCGCGAAGAAGTGCAGTTGCGGGTCCGTACTGATGTCCTGGAGGGTCGCGGTGACCGTTTGGCTGTAGGAGTCGGCCTCGACAGACAGCCGCTGGACCTCCTGTCGTAAGGCGCGGGCAACAGTGGTCACAGGGACATAGCGCATGGTCGCATCGACATCGAACTCGTTAGCCCGCAACCCGTTCAACACGGCGACCAGCGCTTGACTGAACCGGCCGTCATAGGCGGCCTGGTCTGGCTGGCAGGCAGCAATCACCCATCCCCGGGTCTGGTCGGCGTCGATGCGGTACTGCCACGGCAGTCGTGCCGCAGTGCCGGAGTAGCACAGATCCAGCAAGAACAAAGTGCGTAGTCCGCGGAGCTGAACGTATTTCAGCCACTGGTCCACGTCGAGTGCCGGATCCTTCACCCCATCCGAACCCAGCACGTAGACGGTGCCGTCACCTTCGGCGAGTTCGCCGTGGCTGAGCACATGCACGATCAGTAGATCATCTACGGCGCACGCCTTCATCACATCGACGATCCGGGCCCCGACCTCGGCGGAACTCATCGTGTCGGCTAGAACCTCAACAACCTCATAGTCGATCTTCCGCAGCGCCGTCGACACCTGGCTGACCAACTCTTGGGCGAACGCCAGCTCAACCATTCCAGCGTGGTTGCTGACGCCGATGCTGATTGCCTTCAAACGACGTTCGCGATCAACCAACTCGTATGCTCCTTTGATGCCTTGTCCCTAGAGTCGGAGCCGGATGGGCTGGAGTTACCGAGGGTCGTCCGATCAAGTCAAATGTTAGCCAAATGATCTGATGCCGCACCGAAATTCGCCTGGATGCCAACTGACAGACCGGTCGGATTACGGCGGGCTAGCCAGAACGTTATGTCCGCATCTACCGCTGAGTGCTCGGCCGCTGGGCTCCGGCTAGCGCCGCCGCGAATTGCCCGCAGGCGGGAGCCGAAGAACGCCGTTCCTCTCCGTGACGAGTATTTGAATCCAAATCTGTCTGATACGGAGGACGAAGTCGGTAGATGTTGATGTGGCCGCCCGGGTTCTCGCCGACGAGTTCGGTTGGGAATGTCTAGTAGATCCGGATGACTGGGGGGGGGGGGGGGGGGGGGGGGGGGGGGATCAAGGCGCGGGCCCACCACCACTAGGTCGCTGGGATAAGCAACCTCGCCAGCCCGCTCTACCCGCCCGGGAAACCACCGCACATCAGTTACTACCTCTGTGTCGAAGATGCAGCAGCCGTTCACCACCTGGCAACCAGCCACAGAGCGAGCAGCCTGCTTGCTCCGACACCTTTCGTTGGCCGACAACTTCGTGTGCTGCGAAAATTACGTGGTCGGCAGTGTTGGTCCGTGCGTTGGAAGGTCAACGTGAGGCACCCGAAAACACACTGTATTGCCGCTTCCAGCGTGGGCTGTGAACCAGACCGGCTGCGGCGCGGGAAAAGGCCGTTCGGTCTGGCGAACCACACCCTCGACGTGCTTCAACCGCTGCGGCACAACACCCAGGTGGCAAACATCCACCCCTGAGGGATAGTGGACCACTCCTCGGGTCCGTGGCTCAGCATCCTCCCACCGCGTTGACTTGTACCGAGCGACAAGCCCATCGACCGTAGGAGCACCATTGCCCGACCCGTCCACCGCCAAGAAGATCGCAGCGACAACTCTGGTCATGACCGGACTTGCCGCGCTTTCCGCAACCTTCGCTCCCGCGGCGAACGCGACCAATGGAGTCGAGGCAAGCATCAGCAGTCCATCCGCGGGAGCGGTAACTCTCAGTTGGCGGGTCTACCTTCCCGCAGGTAGTACCGCGGCCTGTGACATGGCCATCGAGAACAGTGCCAACACCGCCGGCACGTACCGAGAATTCGATTACTCTGCTATCGGAGGCTCGGCCAATCACCAAGGGCGATGGATCAGTAACTCGCTCCAGGCTTCGGCTCCCGCGGGCAGCACCGCGTCCGGCGATGTCTATTGCACATTCCTGAACCCCAGCGGCGAGGCAACCACCGGCGGATGGCAGGGCAGCACAATGGTGAGGCTCCCGATCAAGGGAGGCATTCCGACGATTCCGCCCGGCGGCGCGGTGGGCTGAGCCGCGCGGCCTGCCGGCCGCGTGGGAACAGCAGTGCAGGTTCCGCGGACAGCGATTAAACGTCGAACCTGAACTCCCGCGTGGGGAAATGGCACTTCGCGACCATCCACCGTGTCGAAGTTGTCGAACAAGCACTGGTCTCCGTCACCCAGGCATGGCAGTCGAGCAGCGGTGTCGCGGTGGCCCAGCAGCCTCCACGCCGAGGCAAAGCCGAAATGAGCGCGGTGTTTGGAATACCTTCTGGCGAAGGAAGAAACGAGGCCGCCGATTGTCGGTAATAGCTGCCATCATGCACGGTATGGCGACTTCCGATCCGTTGGCCCTGTTCTACTGGCTCAACGCCGACGACGGCAAGACTGCC from Nocardia goodfellowii carries:
- a CDS encoding caspase family protein, whose protein sequence is MVDRERRLKAISIGVSNHAGMVELAFAQELVSQVSTALRKIDYEVVEVLADTMSSAEVGARIVDVMKACAVDDLLIVHVLSHGELAEGDGTVYVLGSDGVKDPALDVDQWLKYVQLRGLRTLFLLDLCYSGTAARLPWQYRIDADQTRGWVIAACQPDQAAYDGRFSQALVAVLNGLRANEFDVDATMRYVPVTTVARALRQEVQRLSVEADSYSQTVTATLQDISTDPQLHFFANVGYTDNKHTWMRAGLNPGLRPFLDELDEGLDARHFLDRAAGIGRLTDRMVGCFSGRKKQLVGLSAWMDQPRAGGICVVTGSPGAGKSALLGIMVCAAHPVLRRPTKMLWDDVERTPYQVDNLAAVHARQRGVAAIVRSVANQLGLDEGRGMEDLLRQLRSSKKPPPVIVVDAVDEAQNPMAVLHEFLLPLAKSERADGGPVARLLAGFRPYSQLRPLLDLAQKQDQLYDLDEVTVDVLEEDLYKYVTTLLRTVASYRQSGGGAVGAFAAEVARILSCLHGGGPFLVAGLYTRHLVSSFPDARTLSADAALRLGRAVPHSLPSVLEIDLAARADQPFVRPVLTALARAREQGMPVTVLARIAACFCEGKKISLAEVRQALTEAKFYIRQSSDVDGTTVYRLFHQALVDHLWQPADLLDSMLDPLGPTNDRDWAAAEPYVLQHVLAEAGSRSHEILSDPGFLLLPGTVERLSGCAAAPESLIELVRTLDQTPTRYSLALAAARVGAQDLAKRTSRSLPWQPLWSREGFYWNPLKTLQSQSFSGIRSIAVTNDGLTLAWSGADHTVATWLATEEIQTRIPLTIDGAGIVAMSGSGRCFAVASDCDGLVEVVPDNIESNWTGHVGTLAVEPAGANIIVMHRDGSGWLKTGDGPWWSFDTGLTADCWAVAWGSDPAVFASLGSTIHRWDLATMTSQVIQVMSAAAVELRVSAGGQTLACRDNTGRVVVMQNNELRWKSDVHEWISPTALAVSADGEWLAVGDDEGIVSLYCVDSATPVETRPAHSAPVSCIAISSNGTTVASGDEDGVLSTWWTRGYRPPGFEVQQVTACQDIGETAQGALPMRKHHLLVGDGGGSVYLVDPESGQAGPPQFSGQSPVFMLGTQSVGDKAFGRVFWDDGQTVAWDPSTGKVLGASNWDGFADKAQISAGQRTLCIGDRVFEIRVESAGVVLLQNIVTPSECIRLPGAHKGVAVVVRAGTLHGRPTVYTGAADGSVRIWLVDDIGSPYVITVPGAVHCMDLTDDGYLLVGAERELIAFHYNEDGSA
- the istA gene encoding IS21 family transposase, with product MQDWAQIRYLHTSEGLSRRAIAARLGLSRDTVARAIASESPPKYERVSGPSAFDPFEPHVRALLTEFPSMPASVIAERVGWSGSPSWFRKKIADLRPEYAPKDPADRLEYRPGDQAQCDLWFPPTRIPLGAGQFGAPPVLVMVASFSRFITAMMIPTRTTADLLAGMWALLSGQLGMVPRRLLWDNESGIGKGGHLATGVSAFTGMLGTRIVQCKPFDPESKGIVERVNGYLETSFLPGRAFASPADFNSQAAQWIPIANTRRVRRIAAAPAELIGTDRARMTALPPIAPTVGFAGQARLPRDYYLRVLGNDYSIDPTVIGRMIDIRADLNTVTARCDGLLVGSHRQASSKQRTITDPAHVDIAARLREAFGHKPSHHENCDGLVRDLADYDAVFGVDFDDTGVA
- the istB gene encoding IS21-like element helper ATPase IstB; protein product: MAAPSDTAKQIEYYANALKAPRIRDSAARLADQARDAGWTHEEYLAAVLSREVSSRESSGAEIRIRAAGFTARKAIEEFNFDHQPALKRDTIAHLGTAQFIAKAQNVVLLGPPGTGKTHLAIGLGIAAAHHGHRVLFATAVEWVTRLQTAHQQGRLAAELVKLRRYGLLIVDEVGYIPFEQDAANLFFQLVSSRYEHASLILTSNLPFSRWGDVFSDHVVAAAMIDRIVHHADVLTLKGNSYRLRNTEIDTLPSTRTDNTAD